In a genomic window of Streptomyces noursei ATCC 11455:
- a CDS encoding glycosyltransferase family protein — translation MDLQVKIGYSFWGFLGNGITNTPDGGRSHRRPLIDALLGRGHEIVFLQTNRDRIEAGDALGDHYAFDGGIPDIDLLFLEWRWPIEGRNTSPCGTVGHTCDLHRQAELLKHYTVRRRTPTVIWDKDRQLREDSIWRRTPNVMVCEAALAPTPGAHRVLFPIDDALLDGADPVALAGEDRRTPLGYAGNQYDRDDAFDRFFAPAAARFEHWVGGKWTRTECWPHVSFLGRIPFTDVSRLYNGTLATVLLLPERYAVAGQMTQRIFEAVLAGCLPLAPAGIKHVERFVPEDLVVTTGTHVIRRIAAFQQIAGSQQHAELISDCLGRLELFRLSRQADALESVLDTATNAGVAQRQAVAR, via the coding sequence GTGGATCTCCAAGTGAAGATCGGTTACAGCTTCTGGGGCTTCCTGGGAAACGGGATCACCAACACCCCTGACGGCGGCCGGAGCCACCGCCGCCCGCTGATCGACGCGCTTCTCGGGCGCGGCCACGAGATCGTCTTTCTGCAGACCAACCGTGATCGGATCGAAGCCGGTGACGCTCTCGGCGACCACTACGCCTTCGACGGCGGCATTCCGGACATCGACCTGCTGTTCCTCGAATGGCGCTGGCCCATCGAAGGGCGCAACACCAGCCCCTGCGGCACCGTGGGACATACCTGTGACCTCCACCGCCAGGCGGAGCTGCTCAAGCACTACACCGTTCGTCGCCGCACCCCCACCGTGATCTGGGACAAGGACCGGCAACTGCGGGAAGACAGCATCTGGCGCAGAACCCCGAACGTCATGGTGTGCGAAGCCGCCCTCGCGCCCACCCCCGGCGCCCACCGCGTGCTCTTCCCCATCGATGACGCGCTTCTGGACGGCGCCGACCCGGTCGCCCTGGCCGGCGAGGACCGTAGGACGCCGCTCGGCTACGCCGGCAACCAGTACGACCGCGATGACGCATTCGACCGCTTCTTCGCGCCGGCCGCCGCCCGCTTCGAGCACTGGGTCGGCGGCAAATGGACCCGCACCGAGTGCTGGCCGCACGTCAGCTTCCTCGGACGGATCCCCTTCACCGATGTCTCCCGCCTCTACAACGGCACCCTGGCCACCGTCCTCCTCCTGCCGGAGCGATACGCAGTGGCAGGCCAGATGACACAGCGGATCTTCGAAGCCGTACTCGCCGGCTGCCTACCGCTCGCGCCGGCCGGCATCAAGCACGTCGAACGGTTCGTCCCCGAAGATCTTGTCGTCACGACGGGCACCCACGTGATCCGGCGCATCGCGGCCTTCCAGCAGATCGCGGGTAGCCAACAGCACGCCGAACTGATCTCGGATTGCCTCGGCCGGCTGGAGCTCTTCCGGCTCAGCCGCCAGGCCGACGCCCTGGAATCCGTGCTGGACACGGCGACTAACGCG
- a CDS encoding carbamoyltransferase family protein, with translation MAAVSRKPSVVLGICSFTHDSAAALLIDGELVGFVEEERLSQHKHTRDYPRQAIAWLMDDAGITPADIDAVAYNFQPMRYLAETPAALRMALSGTTRRRALPRAAGFSKVAVRTRRRLKLLAQHFPGARVIPVLHHRAHQLAAFTASGWEEAAVLVVDSLGERQTTTIAHAHHSTRPRVRMLEELMDPASLGYVYGAVTEHLGWRRGDEEGTVMALAALGNPGRFRHTFSRAVHTTATGFTVDPAYFPPRVLTSGYPRTSPRLTVETCPPRHPDEPVQEIHQDLAAALQERTEQIMLHLARRARVLSGSRRLCVGGGVATNCVSIGRIIEAGIFDEVFVPPAPGDAGTAIGAAVAVHTDSGSPRPLSGIARACYLGPAFPEPVLDLTPWPNLQQKLLGAEAAEFLADQLAQGMIVGLFQGRVEAGPRALGNRSILASPLEAGVVERLNATVKFREPFRPFAPMVTAARAGEFFTLGQAAPYMSMASQVTDTAREQIPAIVHANGTARLQTVTPAQNPFVHAVLEAFARRTGVPVLINTSLNVKGKPICGTPEMALDCLANSGLDALLIEGRWISK, from the coding sequence CCGTGAGCCGCAAGCCGTCCGTGGTGCTGGGCATCTGCTCCTTCACCCACGACTCCGCTGCCGCACTCCTCATCGACGGCGAACTGGTGGGATTCGTCGAAGAGGAGCGCTTGTCCCAGCACAAACACACCCGTGACTACCCCCGTCAGGCCATCGCGTGGCTGATGGACGACGCAGGTATCACGCCCGCCGACATCGACGCCGTCGCGTACAACTTCCAGCCCATGCGCTACCTCGCCGAGACTCCTGCCGCCCTGCGCATGGCGCTGTCGGGTACGACGCGACGGCGGGCCCTTCCGAGGGCCGCGGGTTTCTCCAAGGTCGCCGTACGCACCCGGCGTCGCCTGAAACTCCTCGCTCAGCACTTCCCCGGTGCTCGTGTCATCCCCGTACTGCACCATCGAGCCCATCAACTTGCCGCGTTCACGGCATCGGGCTGGGAGGAGGCGGCCGTCCTCGTCGTCGACAGCCTCGGCGAGCGACAGACCACGACCATCGCCCACGCTCACCACAGCACCCGCCCGCGGGTTCGCATGCTGGAAGAGCTCATGGACCCGGCGTCGCTGGGCTATGTGTACGGAGCGGTCACTGAGCACCTCGGCTGGCGCCGTGGCGACGAAGAAGGCACCGTGATGGCCCTCGCCGCGCTCGGCAACCCCGGTCGATTCCGTCACACCTTCTCCCGCGCGGTCCACACCACTGCCACCGGCTTCACCGTGGACCCGGCGTACTTCCCTCCCCGCGTGCTCACCTCCGGTTACCCGCGCACCTCCCCTCGGCTCACCGTCGAGACCTGCCCGCCCCGGCACCCGGACGAGCCGGTCCAGGAGATCCACCAGGATCTGGCCGCCGCCCTCCAGGAGCGCACCGAGCAGATCATGCTCCACCTCGCGAGACGAGCCCGTGTGCTGAGCGGTTCGCGGCGGCTGTGCGTGGGCGGCGGAGTCGCCACCAACTGCGTCAGCATCGGACGGATCATCGAGGCCGGCATCTTCGACGAGGTCTTCGTTCCGCCGGCTCCCGGTGACGCCGGTACCGCGATCGGAGCCGCAGTCGCCGTGCACACCGACAGCGGCAGCCCACGGCCGTTGTCCGGGATCGCCCGTGCCTGCTACCTCGGCCCGGCCTTCCCGGAGCCGGTGCTGGACCTCACGCCGTGGCCCAACCTGCAACAGAAGCTCCTCGGTGCCGAGGCCGCGGAGTTCCTTGCGGATCAGCTGGCCCAGGGAATGATCGTCGGGCTGTTCCAGGGCCGTGTCGAGGCCGGCCCACGTGCTCTGGGAAACCGGTCCATCCTCGCCTCTCCCCTCGAAGCCGGGGTGGTCGAGCGGCTCAACGCCACGGTGAAGTTCCGCGAGCCCTTCCGCCCGTTCGCGCCCATGGTCACTGCCGCCCGCGCCGGGGAGTTCTTCACCCTCGGCCAGGCCGCGCCGTACATGTCCATGGCCTCCCAGGTGACGGATACCGCCCGCGAGCAGATTCCCGCGATCGTCCATGCCAACGGCACCGCCCGACTCCAGACCGTCACGCCCGCACAGAACCCCTTCGTGCACGCGGTCCTGGAGGCGTTCGCCCGCCGCACCGGAGTACCCGTCCTGATCAACACCTCGCTCAACGTCAAGGGCAAGCCCATCTGCGGCACGCCGGAGATGGCTCTGGACTGCCTGGCGAACTCAGGGCTGGATGCCCTGCTCATCGAAGGGCGGTGGATCTCCAAGTGA